Proteins found in one Pseudomonas sp. P8_241 genomic segment:
- a CDS encoding inhibitor of vertebrate lysozyme family protein encodes MSGLFKTLAAALLLGGSAMAIAANDGQIRVNELLNADPQYRETWQGVVKKEERLPEWVMNLSGDADQMNAVEEDGKKYLVGPLCESQTTCLNQRLIVAVDFDKKDAYAMLVEVPAGLPADKSPTRHASYRFLGEPDQGMQDLLMEQLKKDPKWY; translated from the coding sequence ATGAGCGGCTTGTTCAAAACACTGGCAGCCGCCCTGCTGTTGGGCGGTAGTGCCATGGCGATAGCGGCCAACGACGGCCAGATACGGGTTAATGAGCTGTTGAATGCAGACCCGCAATACCGTGAAACCTGGCAAGGCGTTGTGAAGAAGGAAGAACGCCTGCCGGAATGGGTGATGAACCTGTCCGGCGATGCCGACCAGATGAATGCTGTTGAAGAGGATGGCAAAAAGTACCTAGTAGGGCCGCTGTGCGAGTCGCAAACGACGTGCCTTAACCAACGCTTGATTGTCGCTGTCGACTTCGACAAAAAGGACGCCTATGCGATGTTGGTTGAGGTGCCGGCTGGATTGCCGGCTGACAAGTCGCCGACACGGCACGCCAGCTACCGCTTTCTCGGCGAGCCGGACCAAGGCATGCAGGACTTGTTGATGGAACAGCTGAAAAAAGATCCAAAGTGGTACTGA